The following are encoded in a window of Hemiscyllium ocellatum isolate sHemOce1 chromosome 35, sHemOce1.pat.X.cur, whole genome shotgun sequence genomic DNA:
- the LOC132832593 gene encoding muscarinic acetylcholine receptor M2-like has protein sequence MFNISTNVFLTNITNFLETQRGTSYKKVEVIFIVVMTGSINLLTIIGNILVIISIKTNRQLRTINNYFIFSLSCADLILGVFTMNVFTIYTALGYWPMGPVFCDVWLVVDYVVNNASGMNLLLISFDRFFCVTKPLSYPVRRTPKIAGIMIATAWGVSFFLWAPAIVFWQFIVGERTVPEDECYPQLFSSPAITLMIVIAVFYLPVTILVTLYVRISCASKSRIKWARNEPEQSKRFCYPSPYKINEAKPIANNIPNICAGSLHAQSQNKKVKAGMPTDKAEQVEKEVFTEKKYPCFETLNQKMEGAIHDGVSFSNTQSQVVMNRIKLASMKIVGVSPNCQFTGTMAGLETGGGNMEPDFRDDRSNGTMIKMIKVATNMKKVAGHRDKTVTRTILAIILAFVITWSPYFVMVIITAFCPSCITHTIWNIGNWIVYMNSTINPACYALCNVTFKKTFKHLLFCQYKNIGTR, from the exons ATGTTCAACATTTCT ACAAACGTGTTTCTCACTAACATAACTAACTTCTTAGAGACTCAAAGAGGAACTTCATACAAAAAGGTCGAAGTGATCTTCATTGTGGTTATGACTGGATCCATTAATTTGCTGACCATTATTGGAAACATTCTCGTTATTATCTCAATCAAAACAAACAGACAATTACGAACTATTAACAACTACTTTATTTTCAGCTTATCCTGTGCTGATTTGATTCTCGGTGTGTTCACGATGAATGTATTCACCATTTACACCGCATTGGGATATTGGCCCATGGGTCCGGTTTTCTGTGATGTGTGGCTTgttgtagattatgttgtaaaCAATGCATCTGGAATGAATCTTCTCCTAATCAGCTTTGACCGGTTCTTCTGCGTGACAAAGCCCCTTAGCTACCCCGTGAGGAGAACACCTAAGATTGCAGGGATAATGATAGCAACAGCTTGGGGGGTGTCATTTTTTCTCTGGGCACCCGCCATTGTTTTCTGGCAGTTCATCGTTGGGGAGCGGACAGTTCCTGAGGATGAATGTTATCCACAGCTCTTCTCAAGTCCAGCCATCACTTTAATGATTGTTATAGCTGTCTTCTATCTCCCAGTTACAATCCTGGTGACTTTGTATGTACGCATTTCTTGTGCCAGCAAGAGTAGAATAAAATGGGCTAGAAATGAACCTGAACAAAGCAAACGCTTCTGTTATCCAAGTCCATATAAGATCAATGAGGCAAAACCGATTGCCAACAACATACCAAATATTTGTGCTGGGTCTCTTCATGCCCAATCACAAAACAAAAAAGTGAAAGCTGGAATGCCAACTGACAAAGCTGAACAAGTAGAAAAGGAGGTCTTCACGGAGAAAAAATATCCATGTTTTGAAACACTAAATCAAAAAATGGAAGGGGCAATCCATGATGGTGTATCATTCTCCAATACACAAAGCCAAGTAGTGATGAACCGCATCAAACTCGCTTCCATGAAGATAGTTGGGGTCTCCCCTAATTGTCAGTTTACGGGGACTATGGCAGGATTAGAGACTGGTGGTGGCAACATGGAGCCTGATTTTAGAGATGACAGATCAAATGGTACGATGATTAAAATGATCAAGGTAGCTACCAATATGAAGAAGGTAGCAGGACATCGTGACAAAACCGTAACCAGAACCATCCTGGCTATTATTCTAGCATTTGTCATCACCTGGTCTCCATATTTTGTTATGGTGATCATTACTGCCTTCTGTCCAAGCTGCATCACTCACACCATTTGGAACATTGGAAACTGGATCGTTTACATGAACAGTACCATCAATCCAGCTTGCTACGCACTGTGCAATGTCACCTTCAAAAAAACGTTCAAGCATCTTCTCTTCTGTCAGTACAAAAACATTGGTACACGATGA